From the genome of Vagococcus entomophilus:
GGTATAGTAAAAATTACTTTACACATCTATGTGATTGTGGATGGTTCGGATTTAGATTTTAGAAAAGGGGTAAAAAGATGGGCGCAACAGAGCAGGCATCACAAAATGAAAAAATAACGACAAGAGAGTATGTCTATCGCGTTTCTGCAGGGGTATCAAATGCGGTTTTAGTCATGCTTGGGATTGGACTCTTATGTGAAACGTTGGCAAATTTTGTAGGATGGACAGCATTTCATCAGATTGGGACAATGGCTAAAATTTTACTAGCGCCAGCTTTTGGTGCAGCCGTAGCTTATCAATTAAAAAGCAACACGCTAGTATTATTTAGTGCGATGGTCGCATCTACCGTAGGCTCAAATTCAATCTTTTTTATAAATAATGCTGTTCCAGCTACTACGGCAACGAGTCATGCAGTAGTTCAACCGATTGGAAGTGGCATTATCACGACGGGGCAACCAATCAGTGCAGTTTTAGCTGCTCTAGTAGCCGTTTTAATTGGAAATTGGTTGACAGGTAAAACGCCACTAGATATGGTTTTAGTACCGTTTATATCAGTGACTATTGGTGGGATTGTTGGACTTGGTCTGGCATCGGTTACAACCCCAGCTTTGCTTGCAATTAGTAAATTTATGGCAACTTCAATTACGATTTCCCCACTACTCGGTTCATCTGTGATTGCGCTTGCTTGGAGTGTTCTGTTAATGACACCGGCATCTTCTGCTGCACTTGCGATTGCACTCACGCTAGATCCGGTTTCCTCAGCTGCTGCATTAATTGGTTGTACGAGTCAATTTGTTGGCTTTACCGTGATGTCATGGCGTGAGAATAAAATAGGAGCAAATTTAGCACAGGGCTTAATTACACCAAAAGTTCAATTTGCTAATTTGACGCTACATCCACAACTTGTCATTCCACCATTCATAGCTGCCATTATTAGTGCACCAATTGCAACGGTTGGCTTTGGTTTTAAAACCACCTACGAATTGGCTGGAATTGGTCTAAATTCACTGATTGCACCGCTAAATATTTTGTCGAAAAGTACAACTGATTTCTTTGTGTATCTTTTGGTTGGAGTGGTGCTTCCAGCTATCATTTCTTATATTGGTTTTGCTATCATGCAAAAGATGGGCAAAGCGCAAAAAGGATGGTTAACAATTGAATTACAATAAGCCCATAATCACAAAAAAAGACTGGAGAGAAGTGGGTAACTCTGGGCAATAAGCAAGAATTCATAGAAATTAGCCTTTAGACTTTTTTTCCATTCAGCTTGTTTCCAAAGGAGTTACTTCTATTCTCACTAATTAGTTGGATAAAAAGAGCCTGAAACCTAACTTTTGAGTTAGGCTTCAGGTTCTCTTTTTTATAAGTCAAAAGTAGACTGTAATAGTTCAGATACTGGAAGAACTTTTGAAGTCTCACCGGTTTTTAACATCCAGGCCAATAGTTGCATGACATAAGTAGCATAAATAGAAGCTAAAAATTCTTTTGGTACCTCTAGTTTTTGCTCTTTAGCTTTGATGTACTCCAGACTGTGCTCATAAAAAATATGCTCGAGCTTGGCAGATAAATCTGCCTCTGGCTCATGAATTTTGAGTAACGTTTTATAGACTTGTCTATTTCCAAGTAAGATGCTTTCGAAATTATGAAAGTTTGTAACGATATGTGTTTGTTGTTCTGGTTGAAAACGCATCGCAATTTCATCGGATACTAATTGGCTATAAGTCGTAACAATTTTTTCTAGTAAATCATATTTATCCAAATAATGGGCATAGAATGTAGATTTGCTAATCATAGCTTTTTGACAAATATCTTTGATGGTTAATCGGCGGAAGTCTTTTGTCTCAAGTAAGCTGATCAGGGATTGTTCGATATTTTTTTTGGTTTTGATGATTCGGACATCTTCTTTCATGGACATTTCCCCCTAATTTGATCCTTTTCCTACGATTTAGTAAGAAAGGTTCGATTTCGTACTAATTATATAACATTGCTAGTCGTTTGCAAGTTTTAGTTGGCGTATAGTAAGACTATCAAAAGAGGAGGAAATTAATATGTTTGAAGAATATACAGGTAATGAACAATTTGATTTACAAATTAATCGTTTTATGGGAGATACATTTCAAAATGATTCAAGAGCACAAAAGGATCTAAAAGAAATCATTCCCAAACTCATAGATGTAGATGGTTGGTTTAAAGTTTGGCATGAAAAAGCAGTTGAACGTGAGCAGAATGGCGATTTTGACTTAGCTTCAAAATATTATCAAGCTGCAGAGTTTTATCTAGATGATTCAAGTTCTTACAAGAATGAAATGTATCATAAATATCGCGAAAACTTTTATAAGTCCTATGACACCTCGCATTTTAAAATGTATGAAGTACCTTACGAACAGTCATTTTTACCAGCGATTCGAATGGGAGAAGACCCTAATCTACCTACTACTGTTTTCTTTGCAGGATACGATTCATATATTGAAGAACTTTTGCCCATGATAGAAAATGTGGCAAAACAGTTGAAGCACAATATTATTTTATTTGAAGGACCAGGGCAAGGGAGTGCACTAAAAAACGGCTTGAAATTCATACCAAATTGGGAAAAACCAATGAAAGCACTCTTAGATTATTTTAATTTGGACCAAGTAAATATTGTAGGGATTTCTTGGGGAGGATACTTTGCGATTCGTGCTGCAGCTTTCGAAAAGAGAATTGATAAAGTGGTTTGTTTTGACATTTTTTATTCAGGTTTGGATACGTTAAAAATGAAAACTGATAAAAAAGATTGGGCTTCTTTGATGGCACTTATGGAGGCAAAAGAAGAAGAGGCTGTGAATCAAATCTTTTACAAAAAAATGAGTCAAGATTTAGACTTAAACTGGAAAATCAAAAAGGGAATGGAAAACACAGGCGAAAAAACGCCATTTGCTTTAATCAAAAACTTTGAAAAGCATACGATGGCTAATCTTGGACCATTAGTCAATCAAGATGTATTGCTGCTTGCAGGAGAACAAGATCAATATGTGCCGATTGAAAGATTGCATCAAATTGAAAAAGAATTAGTCAACGCTGCTTCAGTTACGTCTAAAGTATTTACAAAAGAAACTGGCGGTGAACAGCACTGCCAAGCTGGATATAGACATTTAGCTTTCGATGTAATTAATCAATTTTTAACTAAAAAGTAAACAAAAAAAGTTTGAGGATAACAACTATCCTCAAACTTTTTTAGCGCTTTTAGAAACGATGGAAAGCGAGCACAACCATTTCAATTCCAAACATCATAAAGTAAAACCCAACTAAAAATGATAGGGTTAAAGCAGAAGAGATGGGATTAAATAGTAATGAAAGTCCAATGAATACACAAATAATATTGAGGATTAAGGTGAAGATAAATAACGGTGTGTGTCTTTCACGCAAATAGCCAATGTTGATTAAAGACGCAATGGAGTCCACTAAGAACCAAATTGCAAACATCACAGCGAATACGAAAATACCAGAATATAAATTTGTTACAAGCAAGAGCCCCAATAAAACATCAAGAATTCCTACTAAGATTAAAGAACCAGCATGAATTCCACTTAACTCTTTTAATTTAGAATAAGAAAGCAAAGAGAACAGCCCTTTGATAATGGCACCAATCCCAAATAACACAACAAAAGCTTTCAATGTTTTTTCAGGATTTGAAAAACTAAACATCGCAATAATAATAAAAAGAATGCCTAATATTAATTCGCCCCAGCCAAATTTTTTTTCATTTACCATATAAATTCACTCCTTTGTCTGAAACAAGCATACCATTTTCAAAAAAAAGAGTAAATAATTTAGTGTTCAAAAAAATAAGGTTAAAAGTCTGCTGTTTTTTCCAATTGCAGTAACTTATGCTTAACTGATAATGAATGAGCATGGGCGCCCATGTAACCAGTTAATTGTCCATTTTTACCAATAACACGATGGCAGGGAATGAAGATTGCGAGAGGATTTTTTTTATTTGCTTGACCAATTGCACGCACTGCTTTAGGAGAGTCAATGAGTGTGGCGATTTCTTGATAGCTTCTTGTTTCACCATAAGGAATAGCAAGAAGGGCTTGCCATACTTTTTGTTGAAAGATGGTTCCTGTTTGCAGAGATAGTGGGACACTGAATGACTTGCGTTTTTGGCAGAAGTACTCGGCTAGTTCGAGTTGTGCTTGCTGAATGAATAACTTCTCTCGCTCGCTTTCAGGAAGCTTGGGTGATGAGGTGTCGAAAGTGAGCGATGTAATTCCCTTTGAGTTTGCTTGAATTTCGATTGGGGGAAAATCTGAAAAATGAAAAATCACGTGTAACCGCCTCCTTTATGTATTATCATATCGAATTTTTTTGAAATATGATACTATTATGATGTTAAAAAAAGAGAAAGATGGCGAATAGATGGAGAAAATCGTATTGCTACATACAAATGACTTACATTCTCATTTCGAACATTGGCCGAAAATACGCCGTTTTTTAGCGCAAAGAAAAAAGAGGTTGGAACAAGAGGGAGCAACTGTTTTTCAACTTGATTTAGGCGACTTTGTTGATAGAAGTCACCCACTAACTGAATCCACAAATGGACAATTCAACATTCAATTGATGAATCAAGTAGAATATGATGCGGTGACCATTGGCAATAATGAGGGGATTGGCAATAGTCGAAAAGAGCTTAACGATTTGTACAATCAGGCAGATTTTCCTGTTGTGTTAGGAAATATATATGATGAAAAGACGAACCAATTACCCAAATGGGCAACTCCGTACAAAATTTTAGAAAGTAGTAAAGGTTTTAAGCTAGCAGTATTGGGGTTGACCGCACCATTTCCACTGACCTATCATCCAAATGGTTGGAGTGCGCTTAGTCCAGATGAGGTGTTACCAGACTTAATTCGAATGGTGGAAAAAAAAGCAGATGCCATTGTATTGCTTTCGCATTTAGGAATTCAAGAAGATCGAAGGTTGGCAGAAAGATTTCCTGAGATTGACGTCATCATAGGCGCGCATACGCATCACTTGTTACCAGACGGGGAACAAGTCCATGAAACATTGCTTGCTGCAGCTGGGAAGTACGGGTATTATGTCGGCGAAATCACGCTTAGAATAGAAGCAACGCATCTACTAGGAAAGGAAGCAACGGTTCACCCTACGTCAGAGATGTTTGAACAACAGAAGGATGCTGATGAGATACAGAGTTATCTGGAGCAAGGGTATCAACAATTAAAAGGGCAAAGAATCGCACGAATCCCGCATTCTTTAGCTCAAAGCTGGGAAGAAGCCAATCCGTTGATTGAGATAGCGCTAAAGGCAATTGAAGCTTATGCGAGTACGACAAGTGCAATGTTGAATAGTGGACTATTTTTAGCAAGCCTACCAAAAGGAATCGTTACAGCCAACCAGTTGCATCAAATCTTGCCACATCCAATGCATTTGATCCGTGTAACATTAAGTGGAGCAGATTTGGTGAGATTGTTTCAAGAAATCACGAAGAATCAAGGCTTTTTAAAAAATTATCCCATTCTTGGCATGGGATTTAGAGGAGAAGTTTTTGGCACGGTTGTCTTTGATGGCATGTCGTACGAGAGACACTCAAAAAAAGGTTACTACGCGGGGAAACCCATTATTGCAACGAAAAGGTACACTTTTGTAACAGTAGATCACTTTTTGTTTATTCCATTCTTCCCAACAATTGAAATTGCTGGAGAGATTGAAATGGTTTATCCAGATTTCTTGCGTCGGGTGACTGCAAAATACTTAGAAAAGCACTATCCATTAAAAATAAAAAAAGATATAATAGATTAAAGTGAAGGCGGTGAAATGATGAGTGAAACAAAAGAACATGAAACCATAAACTTAACAACAGAAGTAACAGAAGTTTTGGAAGAAATTGTAGAGATGCCCCCGATAAAAGAAGAAAAAGAAAAACCAAATGCTATTTATTTTATTGATGAAGATACATTTCTCATGGGAGATAAAAAATATCGCTTAGTGTTAAACTACCGTGATGCATTTCAACCTGAAAAACTAAGTGAACGCTATAGTGACATTTTAAATCGGTATGACTATATAGTAGCGGACTGGGGATATGAACAATTACGCTTGAAAGGTTTTTTCGATTCTTATAATCGAAAAGCACCAGCTGATCAGCGGATTGATGCCTTAGAAGATTATTTATATGAATTCTGCAATTTTGGTTGTGCTTTCTTCGTGATTGAACGCCTAGGTGGTAAAAAAGAACGCAAAAAAACACGACATCGTAAGAAAAAGAGCCAAGAAATTGTACAAGAAGCATTTACAGAAGAGAAAGTAGAAACGACTAAGGTCGTAAGCAAAAAGAAACCAATCATCAAAAAAAGAGCAGAGAAAGTTGAAAAAGAAGCGATGGGTGAAACAAAAGAACGCGTGACAACGACAAAACGTCATTTTACGATTCGTCAAAAAAATTCAGACAGCAATTAGGAGAGGTTTGCGTGAGCTATAAAGGATATTTAATTGATTTAGATGGAACTATTTACTTAGGAACTGAACCAATCCCTTCAGGTAAACGGTTTGTGGAGTCCTTACAAAAAAAAGGCATTCCATTTACATTTGTTACGAATAATACGACAAAAAAGCCAAGTGAAGTGCAACAAAGACTAGCAACGCTCTTTGATATTTATGTAGAAGAAACACAAATCTATACCGCATCTTTAGCAACGATTGACTATATGAAAGAACAAAATCGCGGCAACAAAGTTTTTGTAATTGGCGAAACTGGGTTAGTTGATTTAATTACTGAGTCTGGATTTGAGCTAGACGAAGAAACGCCAGATTTTGTCGTTGTGGGGTTGGACACACAATTGAACTATGAAAAGTTAACAAAGGCTACATTGGCTATTCAAAAAGGGGCCTGTTTTATTGGGACCAACCCTGATAAAAATATTCCAACGGAAAAGGGTCTTTTACCAGGAGCGGGTTCGTTAATTGCCTGTATTGAAACAGCGACACAACAAAAAGCCGTTTATATTGGAAAGCCGCAAGCAGTTATCATGGACCGTGCTGTAGCACATCTAGGCTTGCCAAAAAGCAAAGTGGTCATGGTTGGAGATAACTATGAGACAGATATTCAAGCGGGAATCCAAAATAATATTGACACGATGCTTGTATTGTCAGGCTTTACGCCCAAAGAAGCCGTTACCAGTTTGCCTGTGGCACCAACCCATGTTTTAAACAGTTTGGATGAGTGGTCTTTTGAAACTAACTAATTTATTTCGTGGAAAAGTTGGATTCCTGTGCCTGTTTTTATTTCTCATTGCGCTTGTTATTACGATTACGATAAACTTTTATCCACTTTATGTGGTGGATAGTCACGTGATGAATTTGGCAGATAGTGCTGGATTAACCCAAAAACAACTACTTCTAAATTATAAAGAATTGATGCACTATTTAAACTGGCCTTTCCAAAAAGTCTTGAAGTTATCCAATTTTACAATGTCAAATGCTGGACGGCAGCATTTTGTTGATGTGAAGCGTTTGTTTCTATTTAATTATTTTATTCTGGGGATAACGGCTGTGCCTGCAGGTTTCTTTTTAAGAGATTGTTTGAAATCTAAACGGCTATGGCGTTTGATCCGCCCATTTCAAATTGGTTCTGCAGTACCATTTTTATTAGGATTTATCATGATTTTGGGGTTTGAACGTTTTTTTGTTTTATTTCATGAGTTGCTGTTTTCCAACGACAACTGGGTATTTAATCCTGCGACAGATCCCATTATTTTAGTATTACCTGAAGATTATTTTATGCACTGTTTTATCCTAGCATTTGTGTTATTTGAGGGATTGATGTTAGGTGGAGTCGTGCTTGGAAAAAAATCTATGAAAAGGTAGAAAAAAAACAAGAGCGAGACAAAACAGCTTCGTTTTGTCTTGCTCTTGTTTTTGTTTGGTCTCATTTTAGTAGTTAAATCCCGTTTGGATCTAATTGAGAGTGAGCTAAGCGGCTAGCAGCAGCTGCAGCGATTGCTCCAACGATGTCATCTAAAAATGTATGGACAGCCTTACCGTCATGTTCATTCAACTTCTCTAAAATGCCTGGTTTTACTTTGTCAACATAGCCGTAATTCGTAAAGCCAATCGAACCATAGACATTTACGATAGATAAGGCCATGATTTCATCAACTCCGTACAACCCTTCATCATTTTGCAACATTTCCTGAAGTGGGGAGAGCAATTGATTTTTTTCAGCTAAAATATCTAGCTGGATTCCCGTTAAAATGGCATTTTGAACCTCTCTTTTTTTCAATACTCGATTGACACTGTCTATGCAAGTTTCAAGTTGTAAGTTTTTGATGTATTTTTTTTGTAAAAACATAACGAGTTCAGCAATATCTGTAATTTTTACGCCACGTTCTTGAATAAGTTGGCGTGCGACTTTTTCTAATTTTTCCATTTTATCTTCCTCCGTTTACAATTAGTTCTTAAACAGGCTTGTACTGTGCGCAGGCTGTGTTCGAGTTTTCGGTTGGATAAAGTGAAGTGCATTATTTACAGCTGTAGGTGCCTCACCGAATCCGGTTGCGATGAGTTTTACCTTTCCATCGTATGTGCAAATATCACCAGCAGCATAGACTCCAGGAATACTAGTTGACATGTCGCTTTCAACGGAGATGGCATTTTTATCAAGTGCTAATCCCCAGTTCTTGATTGGACCGAGTGCAGAACTAAAACCGTGATTGACAATTAAATGGTCGGTTGAAAGAATCTCAGTAGTATCGTTTTTAGGGTTTTTAATCCGAATGTTTTGCAGATGCCCTGCATCATGAAACAATGATTCTAAAACATAAGGTGTCTTCACTTTGACAGTCGAATGATCTAGCAATTCTAAACTGTGTTCATGTGCACGAAATTCAGGACGACGATGAACGAGGGTGACAGATTTAGCGACTTTTTCTAGCATTAGGGACCAATCTACAGCTGAATCGCCTCCACCAGTGACAATGACGTCTTTATCAGCAAACCGCTTGCTATCTGTAATATGATAATGCAAAGTTTTTCCTTCGCAAAAAGAAGCAGCCTCTAAATTTAGTCTTCTGGGTTTAAAAGCACCATTTCCTGCTGTAATGATGATACTCCTTGTTTGATGCTCCCTTAAATTAGTTAAAATTTTAAGGGTTCCATCTGTGTTTTGACTGATTTCGAGTACCTCTTCTTGAAGGCA
Proteins encoded in this window:
- a CDS encoding phosphatidylglycerophosphatase A family protein produces the protein MEKLEKVARQLIQERGVKITDIAELVMFLQKKYIKNLQLETCIDSVNRVLKKREVQNAILTGIQLDILAEKNQLLSPLQEMLQNDEGLYGVDEIMALSIVNVYGSIGFTNYGYVDKVKPGILEKLNEHDGKAVHTFLDDIVGAIAAAAASRLAHSQLDPNGI
- a CDS encoding YutD family protein → MSETKEHETINLTTEVTEVLEEIVEMPPIKEEKEKPNAIYFIDEDTFLMGDKKYRLVLNYRDAFQPEKLSERYSDILNRYDYIVADWGYEQLRLKGFFDSYNRKAPADQRIDALEDYLYEFCNFGCAFFVIERLGGKKERKKTRHRKKKSQEIVQEAFTEEKVETTKVVSKKKPIIKKRAEKVEKEAMGETKERVTTTKRHFTIRQKNSDSN
- a CDS encoding PTS transporter subunit IIC; its protein translation is MGATEQASQNEKITTREYVYRVSAGVSNAVLVMLGIGLLCETLANFVGWTAFHQIGTMAKILLAPAFGAAVAYQLKSNTLVLFSAMVASTVGSNSIFFINNAVPATTATSHAVVQPIGSGIITTGQPISAVLAALVAVLIGNWLTGKTPLDMVLVPFISVTIGGIVGLGLASVTTPALLAISKFMATSITISPLLGSSVIALAWSVLLMTPASSAALAIALTLDPVSSAAALIGCTSQFVGFTVMSWRENKIGANLAQGLITPKVQFANLTLHPQLVIPPFIAAIISAPIATVGFGFKTTYELAGIGLNSLIAPLNILSKSTTDFFVYLLVGVVLPAIISYIGFAIMQKMGKAQKGWLTIELQ
- a CDS encoding TetR/AcrR family transcriptional regulator; translation: MKEDVRIIKTKKNIEQSLISLLETKDFRRLTIKDICQKAMISKSTFYAHYLDKYDLLEKIVTTYSQLVSDEIAMRFQPEQQTHIVTNFHNFESILLGNRQVYKTLLKIHEPEADLSAKLEHIFYEHSLEYIKAKEQKLEVPKEFLASIYATYVMQLLAWMLKTGETSKVLPVSELLQSTFDL
- a CDS encoding HdeD family acid-resistance protein, which gives rise to MVNEKKFGWGELILGILFIIIAMFSFSNPEKTLKAFVVLFGIGAIIKGLFSLLSYSKLKELSGIHAGSLILVGILDVLLGLLLVTNLYSGIFVFAVMFAIWFLVDSIASLINIGYLRERHTPLFIFTLILNIICVFIGLSLLFNPISSALTLSFLVGFYFMMFGIEMVVLAFHRF
- a CDS encoding TIGR01906 family membrane protein encodes the protein MKLTNLFRGKVGFLCLFLFLIALVITITINFYPLYVVDSHVMNLADSAGLTQKQLLLNYKELMHYLNWPFQKVLKLSNFTMSNAGRQHFVDVKRLFLFNYFILGITAVPAGFFLRDCLKSKRLWRLIRPFQIGSAVPFLLGFIMILGFERFFVLFHELLFSNDNWVFNPATDPIILVLPEDYFMHCFILAFVLFEGLMLGGVVLGKKSMKR
- a CDS encoding alpha/beta fold hydrolase, translating into MFEEYTGNEQFDLQINRFMGDTFQNDSRAQKDLKEIIPKLIDVDGWFKVWHEKAVEREQNGDFDLASKYYQAAEFYLDDSSSYKNEMYHKYRENFYKSYDTSHFKMYEVPYEQSFLPAIRMGEDPNLPTTVFFAGYDSYIEELLPMIENVAKQLKHNIILFEGPGQGSALKNGLKFIPNWEKPMKALLDYFNLDQVNIVGISWGGYFAIRAAAFEKRIDKVVCFDIFYSGLDTLKMKTDKKDWASLMALMEAKEEEAVNQIFYKKMSQDLDLNWKIKKGMENTGEKTPFALIKNFEKHTMANLGPLVNQDVLLLAGEQDQYVPIERLHQIEKELVNAASVTSKVFTKETGGEQHCQAGYRHLAFDVINQFLTKK
- a CDS encoding NAD(P)/FAD-dependent oxidoreductase; the protein is MSSISEEIYDITIIGGGPIGLFATFYAGMRNAKTKVIESLPELGGQLATLYPEKYIYDIAGYPKIKARTLVHNLEKQIEHFHPTICLQEEVLEISQNTDGTLKILTNLREHQTRSIIITAGNGAFKPRRLNLEAASFCEGKTLHYHITDSKRFADKDVIVTGGGDSAVDWSLMLEKVAKSVTLVHRRPEFRAHEHSLELLDHSTVKVKTPYVLESLFHDAGHLQNIRIKNPKNDTTEILSTDHLIVNHGFSSALGPIKNWGLALDKNAISVESDMSTSIPGVYAAGDICTYDGKVKLIATGFGEAPTAVNNALHFIQPKTRTQPAHSTSLFKN
- a CDS encoding methylated-DNA--[protein]-cysteine S-methyltransferase, which gives rise to MFHFSDFPPIEIQANSKGITSLTFDTSSPKLPESEREKLFIQQAQLELAEYFCQKRKSFSVPLSLQTGTIFQQKVWQALLAIPYGETRSYQEIATLIDSPKAVRAIGQANKKNPLAIFIPCHRVIGKNGQLTGYMGAHAHSLSVKHKLLQLEKTADF
- a CDS encoding TIGR01457 family HAD-type hydrolase, encoding MSYKGYLIDLDGTIYLGTEPIPSGKRFVESLQKKGIPFTFVTNNTTKKPSEVQQRLATLFDIYVEETQIYTASLATIDYMKEQNRGNKVFVIGETGLVDLITESGFELDEETPDFVVVGLDTQLNYEKLTKATLAIQKGACFIGTNPDKNIPTEKGLLPGAGSLIACIETATQQKAVYIGKPQAVIMDRAVAHLGLPKSKVVMVGDNYETDIQAGIQNNIDTMLVLSGFTPKEAVTSLPVAPTHVLNSLDEWSFETN
- a CDS encoding bifunctional metallophosphatase/5'-nucleotidase, with the protein product MEKIVLLHTNDLHSHFEHWPKIRRFLAQRKKRLEQEGATVFQLDLGDFVDRSHPLTESTNGQFNIQLMNQVEYDAVTIGNNEGIGNSRKELNDLYNQADFPVVLGNIYDEKTNQLPKWATPYKILESSKGFKLAVLGLTAPFPLTYHPNGWSALSPDEVLPDLIRMVEKKADAIVLLSHLGIQEDRRLAERFPEIDVIIGAHTHHLLPDGEQVHETLLAAAGKYGYYVGEITLRIEATHLLGKEATVHPTSEMFEQQKDADEIQSYLEQGYQQLKGQRIARIPHSLAQSWEEANPLIEIALKAIEAYASTTSAMLNSGLFLASLPKGIVTANQLHQILPHPMHLIRVTLSGADLVRLFQEITKNQGFLKNYPILGMGFRGEVFGTVVFDGMSYERHSKKGYYAGKPIIATKRYTFVTVDHFLFIPFFPTIEIAGEIEMVYPDFLRRVTAKYLEKHYPLKIKKDIID